The DNA sequence TGTCCATGCTCCTTGCCAGCCTGGTCCGCGACGGTGCCGCACTAGTCACCGAAGCACGGGGCCGTCGGCTGCTGACAGACGGCACCCGGGTAACCGGCGTCGAGGTCGAATCCGGTCAGGCCTTCCACGCAAACGATGCCGTAGTACTGGCCACCGGCGGCTTCGAATGGGACAAGGCACTCGCCGACTCGATGCTGGCCTCGCGGCTTTACACGATGTGCTCGCCGCCCTCGAACACCGGCGACGGCCTGCGGATGGCCCAGCGGATCGGCGGCCAGACCCGCGGCACCAGGGAAGCCTGGTGGGCCCCAATGTCCGTCACCGGGGACACCCGGGACGGCCAGCCGATCGGCACCCTGCTGCGCTTCGAACGCCAGGGCCCTGGATCGATCATGGTGAACCGCCACGGCCACCGTTTCGCGAACGAATCCCAGAACTACAACGACCTCGCCCGGAGCCTGCAGTCCTGGGACTCCCCCAAAAACCAGACCCTCAATACCCCTGTCCACGTAATCGTCGACCACACGTACATGGAGCGCTATGGCATCCTGGCCCACCGCGCCGGCCAGCCCACTCCCGGCTACCTGATCGAGGCGGACACATTAGAAGAACTCGCGGCCAAGATCGACGTGCCTGCGGAAGACCTCCGCGCAACCGTGGCACGGTTCAACGAATACGCGGTCAAGGGCGAAGACCCCGACTTCGGCCGCGGTGAAAGCGCCTACGACAAGTACTGGGGCGACGAGGAGAACCCGTACCCGAACCCCTCTCTCGGTCCGCTGCAGACCGGGCCGTTCTACGCCATGGAAGTGGTCAATGGCGCTTTCGGCACCAACGGCGGCGTTGCAACCGACGGGCTGGCCCGCGTGCTCGACGTCGACAACCAGCCCATCAAGGGCCTGTTCGCCGCTGGAAACACAACCGAAAACGCCTACGCAGCCGGATACCCCGGCGCCGGAGCAACCCTTGGGCCAATCATGACTATGGGCTACCTGGCAGGCCGCACCATCGCCGGGCTGCGGCCGGAGTATTGCGCGGCTGAACGAAACGGAGCAGGCGCGGAACTGGTGGGTGCCTGAGATGATCCGCCATACCGTGCTCTTCAAGTTCAAACCGGATTTTCCGCCCGCTGACAAGCATGCCTGGATCACCGGACTCGACAGGATGGCCGGGAACATTCCCGGCATGCTCAGCCTGACCCACGGCGCTAACGTGCTCGGGACCGAGCGCTCTTTCGACTACGCCATTGTGGCCGATTTCGAATCGGTCGAGGACATTGCGGTCTACAACACCCATCGCCTGCACGAGCCGCTTAAGTCCTACTCATTTCCCAACAGCCAGCAAATCCTCTCGGTGGACTTCCACCTGGCGGATTCCCAGCAGGCTCCCACTGAGACACCGACGTCTTGAGGAGAACCATGCAGTCCATGTCCCCATCCCAATCGGCACCAGATACTGCCCAGCGTAAAACTCCGGGCAAAGCGGCGTTGGCGTCCTTCCTCGGCAGCACGCTTGAGTACTACGATTTCTTCATCTACGGGACGGCCGCCGCCCT is a window from the Arthrobacter sp. NicSoilC5 genome containing:
- a CDS encoding Dabb family protein, with protein sequence MIRHTVLFKFKPDFPPADKHAWITGLDRMAGNIPGMLSLTHGANVLGTERSFDYAIVADFESVEDIAVYNTHRLHEPLKSYSFPNSQQILSVDFHLADSQQAPTETPTS
- a CDS encoding FAD-dependent oxidoreductase, translating into MKFVNGTAAESYDVVIVGSGAGALTAAATAARAGKSVVVLEKSPLLGGTSAVSGGMLWVADNHHAREAGMTDSKEAAAKYVRAVARGRGREELLDAALDYGDQMLRFVEEECGVRFIFLNNFPDYRQDLPGAVEGGRTVEPELFNSKEALGKLTAHVRTDGRAPFTMQEYENWGAFTKFPWDDLNQRQADGLVAKGQALVSMLLASLVRDGAALVTEARGRRLLTDGTRVTGVEVESGQAFHANDAVVLATGGFEWDKALADSMLASRLYTMCSPPSNTGDGLRMAQRIGGQTRGTREAWWAPMSVTGDTRDGQPIGTLLRFERQGPGSIMVNRHGHRFANESQNYNDLARSLQSWDSPKNQTLNTPVHVIVDHTYMERYGILAHRAGQPTPGYLIEADTLEELAAKIDVPAEDLRATVARFNEYAVKGEDPDFGRGESAYDKYWGDEENPYPNPSLGPLQTGPFYAMEVVNGAFGTNGGVATDGLARVLDVDNQPIKGLFAAGNTTENAYAAGYPGAGATLGPIMTMGYLAGRTIAGLRPEYCAAERNGAGAELVGA